Below is a window of Burkholderia cepacia DNA.
CGCGCAGCGCCTGCATCGACGGTAACGGTTCGGATTTCGACATAAGTCTCTCTAATGGCCCCATAAGGGCCGGACGCCTACCCGCGCGAATTCGGGCGGGCGATAGTGCATCGGACGGTACGGCACACGCGCTTCACGGCCGCCACGCAACGCATTCCGCGATTCTAGCCAGCGCGGCGCGCACGCGCGGCACTTTCTGCGGGCCGCTTCCGTCATGCCGGACGTCTCGCTGCCCGAGCGGCGCGCCGTTCCATTCGAACACCGCTTTCCCCACGCACGCCGATGACGAACCCGACACCCAACATCCTGATCCTGATGGCCGACCAGCTCACGCCGTTCGCGCTGCCGGCCTACGGCAACCGCGTCGCGCGCACGCCGACGCTCGACCGGCTCGCCGAGCAAGGCGTGGTGTTCGACGCCGCGTACTGCGCGAGCCCGCTGTGCGCGCCGTCTCGTTTCTCGCTGCTGACCGGCAAGCTGCCGTCGGGGATCGGCGCCTACGATAACGCCGCCGAATTGCCGGCGCAAACGCTGACGTTCGCGCACTACCTGCGCGCGGGCGGCTACCGGACGATGCTGTCCGGCAAGATGCATTTCTGCGGGCCCGACCAGTTGCACGGCTTCGAGGAACGGCTCACGACCGACATCTATCCGGCCGATTTCGGCTGGGTGCCCGACTGGGATCGGCCGACCGAGCGGCCGAGCTGGTATCACAACATGAGTTCGGTGCTGGAGGCCGGCCCGTGCGTACGCACGAACCAGCTCGATTTCGACGACGAAGTCACGTTCGCCGCGAAGCAGAAGCTGTACGACGTCGCGCGTGAGCGCGCGGCCGGGCACGATGCGCGGCCGTTCTGCATGGTCGTGTCGCTGACCCATCCGCACGACCCGTATGCGATCACGCGCGAATACTGGGATCTCTACCGCGACGACGAAATCGACATGCCGGCCGTGCGGCTCGACGCGACTGACAGCGACCCGCATTCGCAGCGGCTGCGCTTCGTCTGCGAGAACGACCGCACGCCGCCGGCCGACGCGCAGATCCGCGCCGCGCGCCGCGCGTACTACGGCGCGACGTCCTACGTCGACGCGCAGTTCGGCAGCGTGCTGGCCGCGCTCGAACAGTGCGGGTTCGCCGACGACACGATCGTGATCGTCACGTCCGACCACGGCGACATGCTCGGCGAGCGCGGGCTCTGGTACAAGATGACGTTCTTCGAAGGCGGCTGCCGCGTGCCGCTGATCGTCCATGCGCCGGGCCGCTTTGGCGCCGCGCGCGTGCGCGGGCCCGTGTCGCACCTCGACCTGCTGCCGACGCTCGTCGACCTGGCCGGTGCCGCGCCGGCCGGCGGCTGGCCGGACCCAGTTGACGGCGCGAGCCTCGTGCCGCACCTGCACGGCACGCCCGCACACGATGTCGCGATCGGCGAATACCTCGCGGAAGGCGCGGTCGCGCCGGTCGTGATGATCCGTCGCGGCGACTGGAAATACGTGCATTGCCCGCTCGATCCCGACCAGCTCTACAACCTGTCGGACGATCCGCGCGAGCTGGCGAACCTGGCCGGCGTGCCGGAAGCCGCCGACGTGCTTGCCGCGTTCCGCGCGGAAGCCGCGCGGCGCTGGGATCTGCCCGAGCTCGACCGGCAGGTGCGTGCGAGCCAGCGGCGCCGGCGCTTTCATTACACGGCGACGACACAGGGCCGAATCCAGGCGTGGGACTGGCAGCCATTCACCGACGCGAGCCAGCGTTACATGCGCAATCACATCGAACTCGACACGCTCGAGGCGATGGCGCGTTTTCCGCGCGTCGGGCGCTGAGCGCCCGCATCGCGAACCCAAACGAACGACGGAGGAAGCGGACGATGAAACGGCAATGCAATGCAGCAATCCGGATCGGCGCGGCGCTCGCCGCGGCCGCGTGCCTGGCGACGGCGCAGGGCGCGCGGGCGGCCGACCCGCAGACGTGCAGCGACGTGAAGATGGCGGCGCCCGGCTGGACCGACATCGACGCGACGAACGCGATGGCGGGCGTCGTGCTGAAGGCGCTCGGCTACCGGCAGGACGTGGCGAACCTGTCGGTGCCGATCACGTACCAGGGCTTGAAGAAAGGGCAGGTCGACGTGTTCCTCGGCAACTGGATGCCCGCGCAGGCGCCGCTCGTGAAGCCGTTCGTCGACGACAAATCGATCGACGTGCTGCACGCGAACCTGAGCGGCGCGAAGTTCACGCTCGCGGTGCCCGACTACGTGGCTGCCGCCGGCGTGCATACGTTCGCCGACCTCGCGCGCTACGCCGAGCGCTTCGGCGGCAAGATCTACGGGATCGAGCCCGGTGCGCCCGCGAACCAGAACATCAAGCGGATGCTCACCGACCACGCGCTCGGCGCGGCGAACTGGTCGCTGGTCGAATCGAGCGAGACGGGCATGCTCACGCAGGTCGAGCGCGCGGTGCGCGACAAGCGCTGGATCGTGTTTCTGGCCTGGGAGCCGCATCTGATGAACACGAAGTTCCATCTGACCTACCTGTCGGGCGGCGATGCGTACTTCGGCCCGAACTACGGCGGCGCGACGGTCAACACCGTCACGCGCTCCGGGTTCGCGGGCCAGTGCGCGAACCTTGCGCGGCTGTTCCGGCAGATGACGTTCTCCGTCGACGTCGAAAACCGGATGATCGCCGACATGCTCGACAACAAGACGTCGCCCGCGCTCGCGGCGCAGCATGCGCTGAAGACCGACCCGGCGCTGGTCGCCGGCTGGCTGGACGGCGTGACGACTGTGGCCGGTGCACCGGGCCTGCCGGCCGTGCGCGCGGCCCTCGACGGTCGCTGATTCCCTCCCTTCTGGCGGCCGGTTTTACCGCGCCGCCTGTCTACGTGTTTTCCCGACCGGTCGCATCGTGACCATTTAGTGTCGCCTTCAGACGGGTGATGCGAAATATGGGTTTGTATTTTTCGCCAATGGCTGCGTTATTGCGAAAAACGAAATGCCGAAGCCAGCGGGCGTATTGAATTCGAATCCACCGGCGCATCGCGGCACGCGCCGGGACGAGATTCTATCCATCGAACGGTTCAGGGAGGGTGGTCGACAATGAAGCACACGAAAGTTGCCGTAGCCGCCGCGCTTGCATGCGCGGCCTGCATTCCCGCCATCGGGCACGCGCAGAGCAGCGTGACGCTGTACGGGATTCTCGACGCGGGCATCACGTACGTGAACAACACGGGCGGCTCGCACGTCGTCAAGTTCGACGACGGCGTCGCGTACGGAAACCGCTTCGGCCTCAAGGGCACCGAAGACCTGGGCGGCGGCCTGAAGGCCGTGTTCACCCTCGAGAGCGGCTTCCGCCTCGGCACCGGGCAACTCGGCTTCGGCGGTTCCGAGTTCGGCCGCCAGGCGTACGTCGGCCTGCAGAACGACTGGGGCACGCTGTCGTTCGGCAATCAGCTCGACATCACGAACGAACTCGTGTCGATCTACAACATCTCGGCGTGGGGCAGCGGCTATGCGATCCACCAGGGCGACTTCGACCGCTTCAACGGCGACCGCCTGCCGAACTCGGTGAAGTTCCTGTCGAACGACCTCAGCGGCTTCAAGTTCGGCGCGATGTACTCGTTCGGCAACGTCGCGGGCAACTTCCACCGCAACAGCGCATGGAGCGCGGGCGCGAGCTACACGAAGGGCGACTTCTCGATCGGCGCCGCGTACACGCGCCTGAACAACCCGAACGGCATCTACGGGTTCGACCCGTACGCGATGATCGGCACGCACACGTTCCTCGGCCAGCAGACGGTGACCGTCGATCCGGCGACCGGCGCACGCACCGACCTGTTCGCGAACACGGCGATGGACGTCGACAGCCAGGGCACGTTCGGCATCGGCTCGAGCTACACGATCGGCAAGCTGACGCTCGACGCCAACTTCTCGTACACGACGATCAAGGGTTTCGGCCAGTCGTCGCACATGCAGGTGTATGAAGGCGGCGGTCTGTACCAGTTCACGCCGGCGTTGAGCCTGATCGCGGGCTACCAGCACACGCGCTTCGAGGGCCATCACTGGAACCAGGGCACGGCGGGCCTGCATTACATGCTGTCCAAGCGCACCGACGTGTATATCTCCGGCGACTACCTGCGCGCGTCGCAGGGTGTCGATGCGGTGATCGGCTACAGCTTCACGCCGTCGACGACGCAGACGCAGGCCGACGTGCGGATCGGGATGCGGCATTCGTTCTGAGCGGGGTGGTGTGGGGCGGCGACGTCCTCAGCGAGGTCTCTCTTTGGCGCGAACCGAGGTTCGCGCTTTTTTTTTGCCGTGCGTCGGGCGGGTACGGTCCGCGGCAGGCATACGGTCCGTTTTTCGAGGTTGGCATATCATCGCGGTTTGGCCGCGCCAGCACCGTCGTCGCGCGCACGCACCGGCGTGCGTCGTCGT
It encodes the following:
- the betC gene encoding choline-sulfatase, producing MTNPTPNILILMADQLTPFALPAYGNRVARTPTLDRLAEQGVVFDAAYCASPLCAPSRFSLLTGKLPSGIGAYDNAAELPAQTLTFAHYLRAGGYRTMLSGKMHFCGPDQLHGFEERLTTDIYPADFGWVPDWDRPTERPSWYHNMSSVLEAGPCVRTNQLDFDDEVTFAAKQKLYDVARERAAGHDARPFCMVVSLTHPHDPYAITREYWDLYRDDEIDMPAVRLDATDSDPHSQRLRFVCENDRTPPADAQIRAARRAYYGATSYVDAQFGSVLAALEQCGFADDTIVIVTSDHGDMLGERGLWYKMTFFEGGCRVPLIVHAPGRFGAARVRGPVSHLDLLPTLVDLAGAAPAGGWPDPVDGASLVPHLHGTPAHDVAIGEYLAEGAVAPVVMIRRGDWKYVHCPLDPDQLYNLSDDPRELANLAGVPEAADVLAAFRAEAARRWDLPELDRQVRASQRRRRFHYTATTQGRIQAWDWQPFTDASQRYMRNHIELDTLEAMARFPRVGR
- the choX gene encoding choline ABC transporter substrate-binding protein, with translation MKRQCNAAIRIGAALAAAACLATAQGARAADPQTCSDVKMAAPGWTDIDATNAMAGVVLKALGYRQDVANLSVPITYQGLKKGQVDVFLGNWMPAQAPLVKPFVDDKSIDVLHANLSGAKFTLAVPDYVAAAGVHTFADLARYAERFGGKIYGIEPGAPANQNIKRMLTDHALGAANWSLVESSETGMLTQVERAVRDKRWIVFLAWEPHLMNTKFHLTYLSGGDAYFGPNYGGATVNTVTRSGFAGQCANLARLFRQMTFSVDVENRMIADMLDNKTSPALAAQHALKTDPALVAGWLDGVTTVAGAPGLPAVRAALDGR
- a CDS encoding porin gives rise to the protein MKHTKVAVAAALACAACIPAIGHAQSSVTLYGILDAGITYVNNTGGSHVVKFDDGVAYGNRFGLKGTEDLGGGLKAVFTLESGFRLGTGQLGFGGSEFGRQAYVGLQNDWGTLSFGNQLDITNELVSIYNISAWGSGYAIHQGDFDRFNGDRLPNSVKFLSNDLSGFKFGAMYSFGNVAGNFHRNSAWSAGASYTKGDFSIGAAYTRLNNPNGIYGFDPYAMIGTHTFLGQQTVTVDPATGARTDLFANTAMDVDSQGTFGIGSSYTIGKLTLDANFSYTTIKGFGQSSHMQVYEGGGLYQFTPALSLIAGYQHTRFEGHHWNQGTAGLHYMLSKRTDVYISGDYLRASQGVDAVIGYSFTPSTTQTQADVRIGMRHSF